In the Candidatus Delongbacteria bacterium genome, GGGCACGAAGAATGCGCTGAAACCCTGGCCCTCGGAGGACCGGGCCTGGGCGAACACGATGAAGTAGTCGGCGAATCCGGCATTGGTGATGTATTGCTTGCGCCCCGTGATGACCCAGTGCTCCCCATCGACGACTGCACGGGAGCTGGCGGCCAGGGCATCGCTGCCGCTGCCGGGCTCGGTGAGGGCGTAGGCACCCTTGAGCTCGCCGCTGGCCACGCCGGGCAACCAGCGCGCCTTCTGTTCCTCGGTGCCGTACAGCAGGATCGGCAGCAGACCAATGCCCGTGACCGCGCCCAGACTGACCATCAAACTGGCGCTGCGGCACTCGGCCAGGTACTCGGAGGAAGCCACGGCCGTGATCCAGCCCAGCTCGAGGCCACCGTGCGCTTCAGGAATGTCCACGGCGCAGAGGCCCAGTTCGGCACACTGGTCCAGCAGCTGGCGGGTCAGCGCCAGGTCGAAATTTTCCAGGTCGGCGCGCCGGGGTGCCAGCTGTTCGCTGGCGAACTGGCACAGGGTCTGGCGGAATTCGCGCTGCGAGTCATCGAGGGCTTCCGGAGCCAGCGGCGCAGGGCCCGATCCGGTGGCGGTGAGGTGAGAAAAACGCGTGGGCATGGGGCGATCCTGGCTTGAGGTCCAGTGTTCCGATGCGCGTCGTGGGAGCCGTCATCCGCATCGAAGGGGTACGTTTCAAGGTATCGGCCACTTTCTGGCCATCCTGAGACTGAGTTCCGTATCCCTTGACCCAAGATCTTCGGTTTCCCGCACGACATATGGTAAAATGACGCCCGGTTGCAGCCGGTACCCCACAGGCAACCACCTGACATCATCATCCCTGCGTCTCTACAACCAATTCCGGTTTTCCGTTCCGCCGGAACTCATGGTGCATTCTTGGCGCTCCTGACGATTCAAGCCCAACCCAGAGGTGAGCATGCCAAAAGCCTGTCAGAAGGAACTTGTGCTCGAGACAGCCCGGACACTGATCCTGGCGGATGGCTACGATGCGGTCACTGTCCGCCAGATCGCACGCCAGGCCGAGCTGACCACCGGAGCGATCTACTCCAACTACCGCAACAAGGCCGAGATTCTGGGAATTCTGGTGACCGAGTCCTGGGAACTCCTGCGAGGCGAGATCCAGAGCAAGGTGCTGAAGGAGCCCGATCTGAAGCGCCGCCTGCGCCTGTTCTTCAACAGCTACCGCGACTACAGCCGCAGCCACCCCGAGCATTTCACTCTGCTGCTGTATATGGCCTCGCACCCCGAAGTCTTCGCCGAACTGTCCGAGGAGGTCCAGCGGGACATCATCGCCCGACGGGCTGAACTGGTGAACCGGATGATCGAGTTGGTGGATGCCATGAAAGCCCAGGGCTGTCTGAAGGACGTGGACTCGACCACCTACGTGATCGCCCTGATCTCCACGGCCAATGGCCTGCTGCAGTCGCGCTCGCGCTCGTTGTACAGCCAGTACGGTGTGGACATGGATCGCGTCGACGACCTGATCATGGGCCGTCTGATCGATTCGGTCTGCAACTGAGAATCAGGCCGGGCGGGGCGGCAGCTGGCTGAGAAACTGTGCCAGCAGCGAGTAGTATGCCAGAGGCTGGCTTCGGTGGCACAGGTGTCGGCAGTCGGGCAGGATCCGGCAACTCGCGCCCGGAATGGCCGCGGCCAGGCGATGGGCGTGTGCCTGATCCACGAACGCATCCTGGTCGCCCTGGACCACCAGGCTGGGGCAGGTGATCGCGCCCAGTTCCTTCAGAATGGACCAGTCGCGCCAGACCGGATCCCGAAATCCCTCGAACCACTTTTCCATGCTTTCGGCGAAGACGGGCCGTGCCGCGCCCGGAGGATATTTCACCAACAGCTTGCGGGCCCGACGCTCCAGCTCTTCCTCCATTGAAGACTGAAAGAATCCGTGCGCCCCCTCCACCACCAGACCCAGCACGGACTGTGGCCGCCGCGCCGTGTGCAGCAGGGCGATGGTACCGCCGTCACTGGTGCCCACGATGGGCAGTGCGGCCTGCAGTCCCAGCCGCTCACGCAGAGCCTGCAGCAGGCGCTCTTCCTGGTCGAAGAAATCCCGGGGAAAGTGGTCACGGGGCTGGCTCAGGCCATATCCGGGGCGCTCGTAGCGCCAGAGGCGGTGGCTGCGGGCCAGTTGGCGACAGCCTTCGTCCCATTCGCCGGCGTTCCAGCCTCCTCCACCACTGTGCAGCAGCAGGAGAGGCGGACCGGAGCCCAGCGCCTCCACGTGAAGTCGCCATCCCTGCACCTCCAGGAACACACTCAGGCGTGTGCCGGAACGTTCAGGCACGGTCGTATTTCAGCAGGATGCCGCAGAACGACAACAGAATCAGGTTGCGGATCACGGACTTGAGCCCCACATCCCCGGCCAGGGCTGCTCCCAGCTTGCCGAAACAGCCACAGTCGACCACGATGCCCTGGGACATCACCCAGAAGAAACTGAGGGTGAAGAAACCCAGCATCAATGTGATCCACCAGAGCCCCGCGCGTCGCGCGATGCCGCTGAGCAGGGCCAGGGCCGCCAGGGCCTCCAGCCAGGGCATCACGATCGCGGGCAGATTGCTGAAGGCGCGTGGCACCAGCTTGAAGTTGCGGATCACGGTGGCGAAATCGTGAGGTTCGCTGATCTTGCCCCAGGCTGCCAGCAGAAACAGTCCGGCCAGCACAATGCGGCAGGTCCACAGCGTGGCCGGGTGGGCCAGGATGTGTTTCATCTTTCAGACTCCACGGGCATGCTGAGCTGGTTCCACTCCTCGAAACCGCCGGTGTAGATGCGCACCTTCTGATAACCGCGCTCGATCATCAGGTCGGCCAGCTCGTGCGACAATTCGCAATCCCCGCCATCGCAGTAGAGCACCAGCAGCATGCCTTTGGGCATGGTGAAGGGAATTTCTTCGTTGCGATAGGCATCGGTGGGCAGATTGATCGCACCCGGAATGTGTCCCTGGGAAAACTTGTCCTGGTCGCGGGCATCCACGAAGACAGCCAGTTCCTTGCTGAAGAGCGCATCCACTTCGGCGAAGGTCACCGTGGCCAGTTGGGGAGTCTGCGCCGCCACCAGAGTATCCGCGCCGGCGGCTCCGGTCTCGATCAGATCCTTGGCGATCAGCGAGAGCCCCTGGGGACGCAGGGCATTGAACGTGGTACCCAGCACGAGCGCCAGCAGGGCCATCAGCACGAAACTTGTCAGGGTCTTCATCGGGTTTCCTTTCTGGGTGTCGGGCTCGTGTCAGGTCCACGGATCACGGGGCGATTCACAGGATACGCCTGCGTGTCGGCCTTCAGGTCCGGGCCCAGGGCCCGGGCTTTGCCGGTCATTCCCGGCGGTTCTTCAGGCCAGCAGGCTGGCCACTCGCTCGCGCAATGCGGGAAGCACCTCCGCTTCGAACCAGGCGTTGCGTCGCAGCCAGAGTCCGTTCCGGGGGCTGGGGTGCGGCAGGGGCAAGGCCCGGGGCCAATGGCTGCGCCAGTCCTTCACGGTTTCCGTCAGCGTCCTCCCAGACGATCCCAGATGCCAGGCTTGCGCGAAGGTCCCCAGCACCAAGGTGAGCTCCACCTGCGTCAGCACCTGCAGAAGTTGAGCGCGCCAGGTGGCCGCACACTCCGGGCGAGGCGCAAGATCTCCGCTGCTTCCGCTTCCCGGATAGCAGAATCCCATGGGCAGAATCGCGAAGCGCCGCCGGTCCAGAAAGACTTCCCGCGAGACGCCCAGCCATTCGCGCAGACGCTTGCCGCTGGCATCATCGAAAGGAATGCCCGTCTCGTGGACCTTTCGACCCGGGGCCTGGCCCGCGATCAGGATGCGCGCCTTTGGATGCACCTGCAGTACCGGGCGCACTCCATGTGGCAGGGCCGATTCGCACAGGGTACAGGCTCGCACTCGGTCCAGCAGGGTCTCGAAGCCCGCCATGCCTGTTCCTTACCTCCACTGTGACTCGGTCCAGTGCAGGCCCGGGGTCGGATGGGGCCTACAGACAGCGGATCACGAAGGCCGGACCCTGCTGGCCGCCCGGCATCCGTCCGGCCAGATGGCGCGTATCCAGAGTGAATCCGCTGCTGCTCTGGAACAGCATGTCCAGCAGGGGCACCAGCATCTCGGAAGCCATCCGGTTGCCCGCCTGGGGCACGGCCACCCGTGCTCGTCGTGCGATGAAGTAGAGCGGGGCGCGCAGCGGTGGCAGATACATCACGAAGGGCAACTCGCCCCGATCGGGACGGGCCAGGCTGAGAAAACGAGCCGGTTGCCCCGAGACCACGCTGCGCGCAGCCTCCAGCCGTTTCCAACTGGTCCAGATGCCCAGCTTGAGTCCGCCAAACAGCACCAACCACACCAGCGCCGCTTCGATGTGCCAGCGGCTCAGCAGCCAGAGCGCCAGCAGGGCCAGCGACAGGGTCAGCAACTGCATCAGGCGTGGCCCCCCGGGAAACAACACGCTGACAAGGGACAGCGAACAGAGGACGACCAGCAGGAAACCCAGCGCGATGCCCATTCTGACACTCCTGTTGGCGACGCGACCTGTTGCAAACACCCGGGTCGTCTGCGGGTTCCCGGAAATCCTGGTACAGCAGCTTCGGGCCGGGGCGAGCAAAATGCACAACCGGTGGCAGGCGGGCAATGCCTGCTACCTGCCCGCGGCTGCGCCGCAGCATGCCGGATGGAAATTGTGAGGACAGAGTTGTCTCTGGCAACTCCGCCTCCGGTTGGCTATCGTGACAGCCGGTTCCCAACCGCTTTGCACAGCACAGACAACCTGTCCGTCGTTCCGGAATCCGGAGTGGCGGCTTCATCCTGTTCAGGAGACCCCGATGTCTTGTTCTCATCCGTCCTTCCGTCGTGCCCTGCAGCTGGGCAGTTGCCTGTTGGCTCTGGGGTTGGTGCCACTGGGCAGTGCCCTTCCCGGGACTGCCGTGCGCAGCGCGGATGGGGCCCATCTGGCGGCCCTGATCGGCAGCCCCGGTGCTCCTCTCTGGCCGGCCTCGGGCAGTGCGGTCGCCACGGCACGGGCTTTCGTGCAGACCTGGGGAGATGCACTGGAACTGCAATCCCAGGGTATTGACCTGCAGCTCAAGCGCCAGGGCAAGGATCCCGCAGGAGCCGAGCATCTGGCCTATGACCTGTTCTACAAGAATCGTCTGCTCTTCGGGCAGGGAGTGGTGCTGCACTTCGACAGCAAGGGCGCGCTGGTCTCGCTCAACGGCCGTGTGCCCCGTCTGCCGGGCAAGGTGGACGCGGGTCAGCCGATTGACGTGCAGCAGGTCGCCGACCGTCTG is a window encoding:
- a CDS encoding TetR/AcrR family transcriptional regulator; the encoded protein is MPKACQKELVLETARTLILADGYDAVTVRQIARQAELTTGAIYSNYRNKAEILGILVTESWELLRGEIQSKVLKEPDLKRRLRLFFNSYRDYSRSHPEHFTLLLYMASHPEVFAELSEEVQRDIIARRAELVNRMIELVDAMKAQGCLKDVDSTTYVIALISTANGLLQSRSRSLYSQYGVDMDRVDDLIMGRLIDSVCN
- a CDS encoding DoxX family membrane protein, coding for MKHILAHPATLWTCRIVLAGLFLLAAWGKISEPHDFATVIRNFKLVPRAFSNLPAIVMPWLEALAALALLSGIARRAGLWWITLMLGFFTLSFFWVMSQGIVVDCGCFGKLGAALAGDVGLKSVIRNLILLSFCGILLKYDRA
- a CDS encoding uracil-DNA glycosylase family protein; this encodes MAGFETLLDRVRACTLCESALPHGVRPVLQVHPKARILIAGQAPGRKVHETGIPFDDASGKRLREWLGVSREVFLDRRRFAILPMGFCYPGSGSSGDLAPRPECAATWRAQLLQVLTQVELTLVLGTFAQAWHLGSSGRTLTETVKDWRSHWPRALPLPHPSPRNGLWLRRNAWFEAEVLPALRERVASLLA
- a CDS encoding rhodanese-like domain-containing protein, which encodes MKTLTSFVLMALLALVLGTTFNALRPQGLSLIAKDLIETGAAGADTLVAAQTPQLATVTFAEVDALFSKELAVFVDARDQDKFSQGHIPGAINLPTDAYRNEEIPFTMPKGMLLVLYCDGGDCELSHELADLMIERGYQKVRIYTGGFEEWNQLSMPVESER
- a CDS encoding alpha/beta fold hydrolase codes for the protein MPERSGTRLSVFLEVQGWRLHVEALGSGPPLLLLHSGGGGWNAGEWDEGCRQLARSHRLWRYERPGYGLSQPRDHFPRDFFDQEERLLQALRERLGLQAALPIVGTSDGGTIALLHTARRPQSVLGLVVEGAHGFFQSSMEEELERRARKLLVKYPPGAARPVFAESMEKWFEGFRDPVWRDWSILKELGAITCPSLVVQGDQDAFVDQAHAHRLAAAIPGASCRILPDCRHLCHRSQPLAYYSLLAQFLSQLPPRPA